In Caldisericum sp., the sequence ACGAAAAGGGTGAACGCATTCCCTTAACTATTGCCGATTTTGATCGATCTAAGGGGACGGTCACCATAGTTTTTCAGAAGATTGGGAAAACAACCCATCTTCTTGGGACGAAAAATGAAAGTGAAGAACTTGCCGATGTTTTTGGTCCATTGGGTAATCCTACAGAAATTGAAAGTTTTGGAAAAGTTGTCGTGGTAGGTGGCGGAATAGGAATTGCTCCTATATACCCAATCTCACGAAAACTTAAAAGTAAGGGGAATGAGGTTATTGCTATCATTGGCTACAGGTCTAAGGATTATGTTTTCTGGGAAGAGAGGATGAGATCTGTTTCAGACAAACTCCTTATTGCAACAAACGACGGAAGTTACGGAGAAAAGGGTTTTGTTACTGATGTTCTCAAAAGAGTACTTGAACAGGAGAAAGGTATTGAAAGAGTTTTTACAATAGGACCTGCAATAATGATGAAGGCAGTTGCTGATATGACTCGACCATATAACATAAAAACCATCGCAAGTTTGAACTCGCTTATGGTATGTGGAATGGGTATGTGTGGTGCATGCAGGGTAACGGTAGGTGGAGAAACTAAATTCACTTGCTCAGACGGACCCGATTTTGATGCGCACCTTGTTGACTTTGATGAACTTATGAAAAGGCTCAATATCTATAAGGAAGAGGAAAAATTGTCTTTTGAAAAGTGGAAGGAGGAAGTAAAATGAATGTTAACAAAAAACTTACTCCAATGAAAGAGCAAGAACCTCACGAGAGAAGAAATAACTTTCTTGAGGTTCCACTTGGATATACAAAAGAAGAAGCAGTATTAGAGGCTTCAAGATGTCTTCAATGCCCCACGCATCCCTGTGTTGATGGGTGTCCTGTTCATATAAATATTCCCGCCTTTATAAAAGCGATAAAGGAAGAAAAATTTGATCTTGCAATCGATATAATTCATGAATCAAACCTTTTGCCTGCGGTAACTGGAAGGGTATGCCCTCAAGAGGAACAATGTCAGGCAGTTTGTGTTATGGGTAAAATTGGAGATCCTGTTGGCATTGGAAGACTTGAAAGATTTGTTGCTGATTTGGACTTGGAAAAAAGAAGAAAAGGTGAAGTCACTATGCCCAAGAAAGAAAAAGACAAAGGTATAAAGGTTGCAATAGTTGGTTCTGGACCTGCTGGTTTGTCTTGTGCTGCAGACCTTGCAAGGATGGGCTATGATGTAACAATTTTTGAGGCGTTTCATGTTGCTGGTGGAGTTCTGGTGTATGGCATTCCTGAATTTAGGTTGCCGAAGGCAATTGTCCAGGAAGAGATTTCAATGCTTTCAAATATGGGAGTAAAATTTGTTTTTGATTTCCTCGTAGGAAGGACAAGAACTATTCAAGGTCTTTTTGATGACGGCTTTAAGGCTGTCTTTATTGGGAGTGGAGCAGGTCTTCCTCAATTTATGCATATTCCTGGGGAAAACCTTGGTGGCATTTATTCAGCAAATGAATTTCTCACAAGAGTCAACTTGATGAAGGCTTATAAATTCCCTGAATTTGATACACCTATTAAGAAGGCAAAGAATGTAGCAGTTATTGGCGGTGGGAACGTTGCAATGGATGCTGCAAGGACGGCTCTAAGGCTTGGGGCAGAGCATGTATATTTAATCTACAGAAGGTCAAGGGAAGAAATGCCTGCAAGGGCAGAGGAAATAGTTCACGCCGAGGAAGAGGGTATTGAGTTTGTTTTGCTCTCTAATCCCATAAGGTATATAGGTGATGAAAAGGGTTTTGTAAAGCAGGTTGAGTGTATAAAAATGCAATTAGGTGAACCTGATAGTTCTGGAAGGAGAAGGCCAATTCCCATCGAAGGTTCCGAATTTAAGCTTGACATAGATGAAGCAATAGTTGCAATTGGAACCACACCTAACCCAATTATAGCAAAGACAACAGAGGGACTAAAGATTGGAAAACACGGAGAAATTCTTGTAGATGAGAACTTACAGACTTCAGTTCGTGGTGTCTTTGCTGGTGGAGATATCGTTACAGGCGCTGCAACCGTAATAACAGCAATGGGTGCAGGAAGGCTTGCAGCAAAATCTATAGATAGGTTTATAAAAGGGGAGATTTAATATGGAAGAAGCCCTCCTCTGGGAACCACTTGAAGGGAAAAAGGTAAAGTGTAACTTATGCAACTTCAGGTGTATAATTCCTGAAGGTAAGGCGGGAAATTGCAAAGTTAGAGTTAATAAGGAAGGAAAACTTTATACCCTTTTAAATTCGTATGTTTCTTCGTATGCGTTAGACCCCATAGAGAAAAAGCCAGTATTCCATTATTATCCCGGAAGCGGGGTGCTATCTTTTGGAACATGGGGATGCAACTTCCGTTGTAGAGGATGTCAAAATTACGAAATTTCACGAATAAAAGAACCGAATTTTGACTTTTCTCTAATATCTTCAGAAATACCCCCGGAGGAGGCAGTTAACTTAGCACTTCGCTACAAAGCAAAAGGAATTGCCTGGACTTATAACGAGCCTACTATTTGGTTTGAGTATACCTACAAAACAGCGCAACTTGCAAAAAAGAGCGGTTTATACACTGTATATGTAACAAATGGATCTATAACAAAAGAAGGTCTTGATGTAATTGGTCCTTATCTTGATGTCTTTAGGGTTGATATAAAGGCGTTTTCTCAGGAAACATATAACAAAATCACACCAATTTTTGATTTCCATAAAATTCTTGAGAGCGTTATTTACGCAAAAGAACGATGGAATATGCACATTGAAGTTGTAACAAACATAATCCCGACAATCAACGATAAATTAGATGAATTGAGGGCTCTTGCTCGTTGGATACGAGACAACCTTGGAAAAAAGACCCCTTGGCATGTAACAAGATTTTATCCTTACCTTGACCTTGCATATCTTTATCCTACACCGGTTGAAACTCTTGAAACTGTTCGAGAAATGGCTATGAATGAAGGACTTAACTTTGTTTACATTGGAAATGTCCCGGGGCATCCCTATGAAGATACATACTGTCCAAAGTGCAAAAGAAGAGTTATCAGAAGATCTGGTTTTGACATTGTAGAAAACCACACACATAATGGAAAGTGCGATTTTTGCGGGGAGGATTTAGGAATTGTCGAATAAAAAACTTGTTTCACTTTTTTCAATTCTTTTTCTTTTGGTAGTTTTGTTTTTTTATTTGTCTAACACATATACTTCTGTTGAGATTTATAGCATGGACACTGTCATTGATATTAAAGTCTGGGGAATAAACAGATTTAAGGCTGTTAAGGATATTGAATTTGAAATAAACAAGTTGAGCGCTTTATTTGACGATTTTAGTCCAAATTCTGAAGTAACCCTTATAAACAACAATGCAGGCATAAAACCTGTGAAAGTTTCATATGAAACACTTGATATAATAACAAAGGCAAAAGATATGTATGATAAAACTGATGGAAATTTCAACATAATGATTGCACCAGTTTTAAAATTGTGGGGATTTAAAAGTGGAGATTTCAGAGTACCAGAGAAAAGCGAAATCGAAGAGGCCCTTAAATTAACTGACATTAACGACCTTATAATAAGCGGAGATGAAGTTTTTTTAAAGAAAAAAGGTGAATCAATTGACCTTGGTGGTATTGCTAAAGGTTATGCACTCGACAAAGTAAAAGATATTATTGAAAACGATAATGTGACAAAAGCTGTTATTAATATGGGAGGAAATGTTTTTGTTTACAGTAAGAATAATAATGAGATTTTTACAATAGGCATAAAACATCCACGCGAAAATGGAATAATTGCAACTGTCAAAGTAAAAAGTGGAACATTTGTTGCAACTTCTGGTGACTATGAGCGTTTTTTTGAATATAAAGGCGTGAGGTACTGCCATATTTTTGACCCAAAAACAGGATTTCCAGCAAATAAGATAGTTTCAGCTACCGCTATAACGAAAACTGGCTATGTGGGCGATGTCCTTTCAACTGCGATGTTTGTTGAGGGGAAAGACGGCGCTTTTGAGTTAGCGAAAAGATTGAATGCCTCATGTATTATAGTCGATAAAGAATTGAATGTTTTTTATACGGATGATTTAAAGGGAGTTGTTTCAGTTGAAAACAGGTGACAAGATAATTTTGATTATCGTAATTTTGTCGCTTTTAGTTGGAATTATAGTAAAAGAAATAGGAATTAGTAATACCTCTACAAAATTTGTTGTGATCATGGCTGATGGAAAGGTTTATGAGAAAATTCCCCTTATTCCTAATTTAAAACCAAGCACAATAATGGTAAAAAGTAAAGAAGGTTATTTGTATGTGGAAATAGATAATGGGAAAGTTCATGTTTTAGATTCAACATGTCCTGATAAACTCTGCATTAAGCAGGGTTGGATATCAAATGTTGGAGAAACAATAGTCTGTCTTCCAAATAGAATTACAATATCTATTGTAGGAGGAAACGAGAGTGTCGACTCAATTTCATACTAATTCACATCTGAAAAAGATTGTATATTTATCTGTCCTAATTTCCATTGGTGTAGTTCTGAATCTCATAGAGCCACCGCAACTATTTTTGCCTGGTGCAAAACTTGGTCTTGCAAATCTTTCTACAGTGCTTTCGATTTTACTTTTCAATGGTTTCTACGGGGTTTTGGTTGCACTCTTAAGAACTATTATTGCGCAGATTTTTAGAGGTCAGTTTATTTGGATTTCCTTTGGCACAAGTTTCTTCGGTGGAGTTTCTGCAGCACTTGTTATGGCAGTAGTCTACCACCTATTTAAGAAAAAGATAAGTATTGTAGGAGTTTCTGCACTGGGAGGTATTGTAAATAATATTGCTCAGGTACTTTTTGTGTTTGCAGTTACAAGAAATGCTGTGTTTTTGTATTATCTTTTCTTTCTTATTCCCATAGGGGGAGTTTCGGGTTTTATTATTGGAATTTTATCTCAGGC encodes:
- a CDS encoding NusG domain II-containing protein — protein: MKTGDKIILIIVILSLLVGIIVKEIGISNTSTKFVVIMADGKVYEKIPLIPNLKPSTIMVKSKEGYLYVEIDNGKVHVLDSTCPDKLCIKQGWISNVGETIVCLPNRITISIVGGNESVDSISY
- a CDS encoding sulfide/dihydroorotate dehydrogenase-like FAD/NAD-binding protein, encoding MFKILRKEILGPEMVLMELAAPNVSKTAEPGQFVVIRVYEKGERIPLTIADFDRSKGTVTIVFQKIGKTTHLLGTKNESEELADVFGPLGNPTEIESFGKVVVVGGGIGIAPIYPISRKLKSKGNEVIAIIGYRSKDYVFWEERMRSVSDKLLIATNDGSYGEKGFVTDVLKRVLEQEKGIERVFTIGPAIMMKAVADMTRPYNIKTIASLNSLMVCGMGMCGACRVTVGGETKFTCSDGPDFDAHLVDFDELMKRLNIYKEEEKLSFEKWKEEVK
- a CDS encoding Gx transporter family protein; the protein is MSTQFHTNSHLKKIVYLSVLISIGVVLNLIEPPQLFLPGAKLGLANLSTVLSILLFNGFYGVLVALLRTIIAQIFRGQFIWISFGTSFFGGVSAALVMAVVYHLFKKKISIVGVSALGGIVNNIAQVLFVFAVTRNAVFLYYLFFLIPIGGVSGFIIGILSQAVYNRLNKV
- the gltA gene encoding NADPH-dependent glutamate synthase, coding for MNVNKKLTPMKEQEPHERRNNFLEVPLGYTKEEAVLEASRCLQCPTHPCVDGCPVHINIPAFIKAIKEEKFDLAIDIIHESNLLPAVTGRVCPQEEQCQAVCVMGKIGDPVGIGRLERFVADLDLEKRRKGEVTMPKKEKDKGIKVAIVGSGPAGLSCAADLARMGYDVTIFEAFHVAGGVLVYGIPEFRLPKAIVQEEISMLSNMGVKFVFDFLVGRTRTIQGLFDDGFKAVFIGSGAGLPQFMHIPGENLGGIYSANEFLTRVNLMKAYKFPEFDTPIKKAKNVAVIGGGNVAMDAARTALRLGAEHVYLIYRRSREEMPARAEEIVHAEEEGIEFVLLSNPIRYIGDEKGFVKQVECIKMQLGEPDSSGRRRPIPIEGSEFKLDIDEAIVAIGTTPNPIIAKTTEGLKIGKHGEILVDENLQTSVRGVFAGGDIVTGAATVITAMGAGRLAAKSIDRFIKGEI
- the amrS gene encoding AmmeMemoRadiSam system radical SAM enzyme codes for the protein MEEALLWEPLEGKKVKCNLCNFRCIIPEGKAGNCKVRVNKEGKLYTLLNSYVSSYALDPIEKKPVFHYYPGSGVLSFGTWGCNFRCRGCQNYEISRIKEPNFDFSLISSEIPPEEAVNLALRYKAKGIAWTYNEPTIWFEYTYKTAQLAKKSGLYTVYVTNGSITKEGLDVIGPYLDVFRVDIKAFSQETYNKITPIFDFHKILESVIYAKERWNMHIEVVTNIIPTINDKLDELRALARWIRDNLGKKTPWHVTRFYPYLDLAYLYPTPVETLETVREMAMNEGLNFVYIGNVPGHPYEDTYCPKCKRRVIRRSGFDIVENHTHNGKCDFCGEDLGIVE
- a CDS encoding FAD:protein FMN transferase, producing MSNKKLVSLFSILFLLVVLFFYLSNTYTSVEIYSMDTVIDIKVWGINRFKAVKDIEFEINKLSALFDDFSPNSEVTLINNNAGIKPVKVSYETLDIITKAKDMYDKTDGNFNIMIAPVLKLWGFKSGDFRVPEKSEIEEALKLTDINDLIISGDEVFLKKKGESIDLGGIAKGYALDKVKDIIENDNVTKAVINMGGNVFVYSKNNNEIFTIGIKHPRENGIIATVKVKSGTFVATSGDYERFFEYKGVRYCHIFDPKTGFPANKIVSATAITKTGYVGDVLSTAMFVEGKDGAFELAKRLNASCIIVDKELNVFYTDDLKGVVSVENR